Proteins co-encoded in one Papaver somniferum cultivar HN1 chromosome 5, ASM357369v1, whole genome shotgun sequence genomic window:
- the LOC113283375 gene encoding MICOS complex subunit Mic10-like yields the protein MAENKQIPPPKYDLDAKWDACLDLTVRRTVYSSLAGAFGGLLLFRSPVTRWASIALGAGIGIGSAYTECSHKFEGSTTRLPSPSEVPQKTIVVEAEGEQN from the exons ATGGCGGAAAACAAACAAATCCCTCCACCAAAATAtgatttagatgcaaaatggGATGCTTGCCTTGATCTAACCGTACGTCGAACTGTTTACTCTTCTCTCGCTGGTGCTTTTGGTGGTCTCCTTTTATTCA GGAGTCCTGTGACTCGATGGGCATCCATAGCTCTTGGTGCTGGTATAGGTATTGGATCCGCATACACAGAGTGTTCTCACAAGTTTGAAGGGTCTACGACGAGGTTGCCATCTCCTTCTGAAGTTCCTCAAAAGACAATTGTTGTTGAGGCTGAG gGTGAGCAGAACTAA
- the LOC113283376 gene encoding uncharacterized protein LOC113283376, protein MVESVGIDQTDTGGVDGISTDLSEADSSLLFSKSAPPKVPRRLQKRLMECKNSSATTVEEIESKLKEADLRRQQFHAWLSNKARTTQKISSQSSPCNEEPGRRLEAKLHAAEQKRLSILSNAQMRLAKLDERRQAAKSGVETRSERQREELSEKVELRVQRAETNRMLLLRAYRQQKSATKERKAHSLLQRMVRERRYKDFVHTAVNEKRAAAEKKRLGLLDSEKRRACSRVMKVRRVARSVRHQREIERSTMKDRLEDRLQRAKKRRAEYLRQRGSLQSFVHVNAHKMHRQGDFLSRKLAWCWRRFLRLRKTTFALAKDYEALGISEKHVRLMPFEQLALQIESSATVQTVKVLFDRLDSRFTLSQASTVTNRTSSSGNIDHLLQQVAPPKQRGPLSNAIYSRPARKGPKGDPCPPKLSRYPVRVVLSAFMILGHPGAVFSERGELEIGLAESAGKFIKEFEVLMRIILDPPTQCTYQESGSTLSSKWTFREQLEAFDAAWCSYLSHFVAWKAKDASSLEEDLVKAACQLELSMTEKCKISMEGDNGVLTPDMTAVKKQVAEDQRLLREKVNSLSGFAGIQRMERALSDARSRFPKASKGAIISQVARSSSATPSRSSAAPSSVSTSNEGRIPVDVGERPSSVVCSLFKTDASFAIKEVGSSTSSKSSDASHSGSPSDRLVTDNEILVNEIVHGHQGSIADNLNSSNRDHESIKANIKDIMEKAFWDGITESMRQEEPNYGRVVDLMNEVRDELCEIAPQKWRQDILDAIDLEILAEVLASETHDMVYLGKILEFALVTLQKLSAPANEDDMMVTHKKLMNELGEIFQAGDNSNVSFVNATVKGLRFVLEQIQALKREISKARIRIMEPLIKGPAGLEYLRKAFTSRHGLPDDASNALPLTLRWFSSLQVSAHQEWKEHNDSLSSLTARGDSSSQNLFPMVTLRTGGSVSLSSQSQQITSSPNILKAAGIQQPECKGETIDLLVRLGVLKLVSEIEGLTEQILPETLKLNLSRLRMVQTQLQKIIVISTSMLVYRQILLSENLTASPTDMETKITTSVKKLSELLDHVEDVGVTEIVETINELSEDGDLELQEKKKVMANMLTKSLQEGNAIYTKVSGAVYLAARAIMLRGSGSQGKELAEMALRRIGGAGLIDRVIDVAEILTVVAQVTRNVHWSWYTELQKLVMIPSM, encoded by the exons ATGGTTGAGAGTGTCGGAATAGATCAAACAGATACCGGCGGAGTTGACGGAATCTCCACAGATCTCTCTGAAGCCGATTCTTCTCTGTTATTCTCTAAATCAGCACCACCAAAAGTTCCTCGCAGGCTTCAGAAGAGACTCATGGAGTGTAAGAATAGTTCTGCCACAACTGTTGAAGAAATTGAATCAAAGCTCAAAGAAGCCGATCTCCGTAGACAA CAATTTCATGCCTGGTTGTCCAACAAGGCTAGGACAACACAGAAAATTTCTTCACAATCTTCACCATGTAATGAAGAGCCTGGTCGACGCCTTGAAGCGAAGCTTCATGCTGCTGAACAGAAAAG GTTGAGCATTCTGTCAAATGCTCAGATGCGCTTAGCAAAATTAGATGAGAGGAGGCAAGCAGCTAAAAGTGGAGTGGAAACGCGTTCTGAGAGGCAACGTGAGGAACTTAGTGAAAAAGTTGAACTGAGAGTGCAACGGGCAGAAACAAACCGAATGCTCCTCCTGAGGGCTTACAGGCAGCAAAAGAGTGCCACAAAGGAGAGGAAGGCTCACTCGTTGTTGCAGAGGATGGTTCGTGAGAGGAGGTACAAGGATTTTGTACATACTGCCGTCAATGAAAAACGTGCAGCCGCCGAGAAGAAGAGGTTGGGATTGTTGGATTCTGAGAAGAGAAGAGCATGCAGTAGGGTAATGAAAGTGCGGCGGGTGGCTAGGTCTGTTCGACACCAGCGAGAGATTGAGAGAAGTACAATGAAGGACCGCTTGGAAGATCGGCTTCAGCGG GCTAAGAAGCGAAGAGCAGAGTATTTAAGGCAAAGAGGAAGTCTTCAAAGTTTTGTTCATGTTAATGCGCATAAGATGCACAGGCAGGGCGATTTTCTTTCAAGAAAATTAGCATG GTGCTGGAGGCGGTTCCTGAGGTTGAGGAAAACTACCTTTGCTTTAGCTAAAGATTATGAGGCGTTGGGAATAAGTGAGAAACATGTTAGACTGATGCCATTTGAGCAGCTTGCTCTTCAGATTGAATCTTCAGCGACAGTTCAGACTGTTAAAGTGTTATTTGATCGTCTTGATAGCCGCTTTACACTGTCGCAAGCTTCTACTGTTACCAATCGTACTTCTAGTTCAGGCAACATTGATCACCTACTCCAACAAGTTGCTCCTCCAAAGCAAAGAGGTCCACTTTCTAATGCAATCTATAGCAGACCGGCAAGGAAAGGACCCAAAGGAGATCCATGTCCACCTAAGTTATCAAGGTATCCTGTCAGAGTAGTGCTCTCTGCTTTTATGATATTGGGGCATCCAGGTGCAGTTTTCAGTGAGCGTGGAGAGCTTGAAATCGGTCTTGCCGAGTCCGCTGGaaaattcattaaggagtttGAGGTGTTAATGAGAATTATATTAGACCCTCCCACTCAGTGTACCTACCAGGAGTCAGGGTCCACATTGTCAAGTAAATGGACCTTCAGAGAGCAGTTGGAAGCTTTTGATGCCGCATGGTGCTCCTATCTTTCTCATTTTGTAGCCTGGAAAGCTAAAGATGCTAGTTCTTTAGAGGAGGATCTCGTTAAAGCCGCTTGCCAACTAGAGCTATCAATGACGGAGAAGTGCAAAATAAGTATGGAAGGGGATAATGGTGTTCTTACTCCTGATATGACAGCTGTCAAAAAACAG GTCGCAGAAGATCAGAGACTTCTAAGGGAAAAAGTGAACAGTCTTAGTGGTTTTGCTGGAATTCAACGTATGGAACGTGCTCTATCTGATGCGAGATCCAGATTTCCTAAAGCCAGTAAGGGTGCAATTATTTCCCAAGTTGCTCGTAGCTCATCTGCAACTCCATCCAGATCTTCTGCTGCCCCTTCTTCAGTTTCTACTTCAAATGAAGGAAGAATACCAGTTGATGTTGGTGAGAGACCGAGTAGTGTAGTTTGCTCCTTGTTTAAGACAGATGCTTCTTTCGCTATAAAGGAAGTTGGCTCCTCCACTTCGTCCAAGAGTAGTGATGCTAGTCATTCAGGTTCTCCGAGTGACAGGTTGGTTACAGATAATGAGATTCTTGTAAATGAGATTGTCCATGGGCATCAGGGTTCTATTGCTGACAACTTAAATTCCAGTAACCGTGACCATGAGAGTATCAAG GCAAACATAAAAGATATAATGGAGAAGGCATTTTGGGATGGTATCACAGAATCTATGAGGCAAGAAGAGCCCAACTATGGCCgtgtagttgatctcatgaaCGAGGTAAGGGATGAACTGTGTGAGATTGCTCCTCAGAAATGGAGGCAAGATATTCTTGACGCTATTGATCTTGAGATTCTCGCTGAG GTGTTGGCCTCAGAAACGCATGACATGGTTTATCTTGGGAAAATTCTGGAGTTTGCATTAGTCACCCTGCAAAAGCTTTCAGCTCCTGCTAACGAGGATGATATGATGGTTACTCACAAAAAGTTGATGAATGAGCTAGGAGAGATTTTTCAAGCTGGAGATAACTCAAATGTTTCTTTTGTTAATGCAACAGTCAAGGGTTTGCGCTTTGTTTTGGAGCAGATTCAG GCGTTAAAGAGAGAAATTAGCAAAGCACGTATAAGAATCATGGAACCACTCATAAAAGGACCTGCTGGTTTGGAATACCTAAGAAAGGCTTTTACCAGTCGTCATGGACTTCCAGATGATGCCTCAAATGCTCTACCGCTTACGCTGCGGTGGTTTTCATCTCTTCAAGTTAGTGCCCATCAGGAGTGGAAAGAACATAATGATTCCTTATCCAGTTTAACTGCGAGAGGCGATAGCTCTTCTCAGAACCTTTTTCCCATGGTCACCCTTCGGACTGGTGGTAGTGTTTCTCTCTCATCACAAAGCCAGCAGATAACTTCATCTCCCAATATACTAAAAGCTGCAG GTATTCAACAACCAGAATGCAAAGGAGAAACTATTGATCTCTTGGTTAGGCTTGGTGTGTTGAAGTTAGTTAGCGAGATTGAAGGGTTAACAGAACAGATTCTACCTGAAACCCTTAAACTCAACCTCTCAAGACTAAGGATGGTTCAGACCCAACTTCAAAAGATTATTGTTATTTCTACTAG TATGTTGGTTTATCGGCAAATCCTACTCAGCGAGAACTTAACCGCAAGCCCCACAGATATGGAAACTAAAATAACCACTTCTGTTAAGAAACTCTCTGAGCTCTTGGACCATGTCGAGGACGTCGGTGTTACAGAGATCGTTGAAACAATCAATGAGCTTTCGGAAGACGGTGATTTGGAActtcaagagaagaagaaagtgatggcGAACATGCTAACTAAGAGCTTGCAAGAAGGGAACGCCATATACACGAAAGTATCTGGTGCTGTTTATTTGGCAGCCAGGGCGATTATGCTTAGAGGAAGTGGATCTCAAGGAAAAGAACTTGCAGAGATGGCACTTCGACGGATAGGAGGTGCTGGTCTCATTGATAGGGTAATTGATGTTGCAGAAATCTTGACTGTGGTTGCACAAGTCACACGTAATGTTCATTGGTCGTGGTATACCGAACTTCAAAAACTGGTCATGATTCCTTCAATGTGA
- the LOC113279942 gene encoding UPF0235 protein C15orf40 homolog, whose product MRHRVTGLSAAQFYVAAPARIRNATTVWAPAKKGKSKSKETNSSSAAAAANKSSVVDTKYPACIRAVPPSSVGITIHAKPGSKIATITDFDDDALGVQIDAPARDGEANAALLDYISQVIGVKRRQASLGSGSKSRDKVVLVEEISLQTVFEALSNACK is encoded by the exons ATGCGACACCGAGTGACTGGACTATCCGCTGCACAGTTCTATGTTGCCGCTCCAGCTAGAATACGCAATGCTACGACGGT ATGGGCTCCAGCGAAAAAgggaaaatcaaaatcaaaagaaaccaATTCttcttctgcagctgctgctgctaatAAGTCGAGTGTTGTGGATACGAAATACCCAGCTTGTATTCGTGCTGTTCCTCCTTCTTCAGTTGGTATAACTATACACGCTAAACCTGGTTCCAAAATTGCCACAATTACAG ATTTTGATGACGACGCATTGGGAGTACAAATTGATGCCCCAGCAAGAGATGGTGAAGCTAATGCTGCTTTGCTTGATTATATTAGCCAG GTCATAGGAGTGAAGAGACGGCAGGCTTCTTTAGGTTCTGGGTCCAAATCTAGGGACAAGGTGGTGCTTGTGGAGGAGATTTCCTTGCAAACTGTTTTTGAGGCCTTGAGCAATGCTTGCAAGTGA